TAGCTTGGTATTAATGGGTTACCCAGAAAATTTTGTACCAAAGTCACTTTTCACTCGTCTATTACAATTTACACAATCAGCTGTGCGTGTTGGGTTTGACACCGCACGTGCAGGGGCAACTCAGTTGAATTTTAAATGGAATCTCTTACATTTGTTTATCATTTCCAATTTGTATTGAATACACATTGATCACTTTTAATTGttagttttagaattttttatatcatcgagatttttacaaattagacttgaaatttttgtctgtatacttaaaaaaattaaatattcaatttgggatataacaatttttttacaatgccGAAATTTTTTGTACCCACGTCTTGGGAGAATCTCGCGGAAGCGATGAAATTTCGGACTAAAGTTTCGTTGGGTGGAGGTAGCGGAAAGGTTAGTGCAGCTCAGTCGGTACAAactgaactaaataaaaaaaaaggcaaGCAAATCGATCAGGCAAGTGGTAACACAACCacagatttaaaaaaaggaggtttaagcaaattaaaaagtatgaaaagtGGAACTAAATCAGAAACGGCGAAGAATGGACGTATTTTTAAAAAGGACCCAGCCAAAAATCAAAAGACACAGGCTAAAGTGATGATAGTGCCAGTGCCTCCATTAAATATCAGCCAGCAATCAATATCAGCCATTAAAATGAAAGCTAACAAACTGACTAAACATAAGAAGGTGCAGGTCTCGGCTTCAAAAGACTCCATTGTGTCCGCTGCATCCTCATTAGAACCGAGTAATGGCGGGAATGTATTAGGGGCATCAGCAAGTTCAGAGGACATTGGacttaaagtttttgaaaactcTCTAAAACATCAATTGTTGGGTGGCCGTTTTCGCTACATAAACGAACAGTTGTACACCATGGATAGCGCAGAAGCGGAAGAATTTTTCAAGTCAGATACAGAGGCATTCGATGCTTACCATGCCGGTTATCAACAGCAAGTAGAAAAGTGGCCTCTGAATCCGCTTGAtcgtataataaaaattattaaacgctTGCCAAAAGCACTAGAAATAGTCGATTTTGGATGCGGTGAGGGCCGCCTCGCCGAATCGGTTCCTAATAAGGTGTATTCGATGGATTTGGTGAGCACACGTAACGATATTATTGCTTGTGATATGGCGCACACACCACTCGACGATCAGTCGGTGGATATAGCCGTATACTGTCTCTCATTGATGGGCACGAATTTAAAAGACTATTTGCTAGAAGCGAATCGTGTATTACGACCTAATGGACATGTAATAATTGCAGAGATAAGGTCACGCTTCGACGATGTGCGAGAGTTTATTCGTGGCTTACAGGCGTGTGGCTTCGAATTGGTAAAAAAGGACGTTAACGAGAcgttattttactttttccaatTTCAAAAGTCTCGCAACGTGGGCAAAGTGGCTCTGATACCTCCATTTTCACTTAAACCATGCTTGTATCGGAAACGGTAAGtttcatacatataatatatagtttatataaatatttttagttaatcAAGATTCCTTTCGCAGTTGATGAAGTCGGATTTTGGCACAACctgatgtaatttttctttagttCCTAAAACTGGTATGCTGCGAGTTAAACGACGCGATGCAGAAAATtcgttgaaaatgttaaataaattataattttattgaaatgaatttgttCAATTTCTATAGATGTATTGGGGTATTCCAAGGGGTATCAAAAGTCGTAAATTTTAAACCGCTAAAATTACATATAGATTGTTCGCAAGGAACCGTACAAGtcataatataaaattgcaCACAGCTAAGAAATAGTTGGTTGTGGTTAGAAGTAATCTAAACGTTTAAAACTTTACGACATAAAACAATATGACAATTGCGACACATAGTGAGCCACCTACATATTATATTGTCGACCCAGATTGACATTCGACAAAGTGCCGCCGTGTACGAattagttggtgcgtgactaccattcggaatttagagagagaacgtcggttcgagtctcggtgaaagattaaaattaacaaaaggtttttttctaatagcggtcgccccttggcaggcaatggcaaacctccgagtgtatttcttccatgaaaaagctcctcataaaaatatctgcccttcggagtcggcttgaaactgtaggtccctccatttgtggaacaacatcaagatgcacaccacaaattgggggaggagctcggccaaacactcaaaaagggtgtacgcgccaattatatataaagtgCTGTCACTGCAGTAGTATTCCCCAAACTtatatgaggaatgtttatacTGTAAAAACACAGCGCCTTGTCAGTCACCTACAAATTTTATTGTGTCAGTTCCGTTCGGTAAGATTTTACTACAACTATCACTATTCCATAAATTTGTTATACTgatcaaaatttaaagaatCACATATAATCTTCGAATAGagttcttctttatttgcatattCGATTTCGAATGATTAGCATCgtacaaaagtaattaaaatcataaaataagctcatgtaaataaattgttttgacaAGATTCatatacaacaaataaataaatacaatacaatacagaTGCATCGTCTTCCTTCGACTTTATCCTCCAAGACAGTTGGTACTTTGGATTTCTGAGGATATGACCCATATATGCTGTCTTCCTCGCTTAATTACGGTTAAAAGTTGTATATTTTGATCTATTCGATTTTAAGGGTCCATATTTCCATTGCGTGTAGTATAATTGATCACACGTAACATTTGACGCAGCGAATCTTGAAAAGATACTTAAATAGAGACTATTCAGAGTAATACACAGCTTAGCAGTTAtccgaaattttaatatatttagaaaaGGGTTTGTCAAGGCATTCAAAAAAGTCTCTCTTTAGAAGACGACCTCCCTATAAATGTTTGGGAATGCAGCTGGAGCGATACCCCTTGCACGAGCATAAATTTGGGTCGCTTCGGTAAGAGAATCGGCTGTCGTGTGAATGTGGCGGCAGCGCCGTGGACGCATCTACAAATTAGTCGGTGTGTGAGCTTTAGAGTTTCCTTTGACACTTTTTACTCTGTGTATACCATCGCCGCTACTAGAACTCGGAACAAACGCAAATAAAGAGATTGAACAGTctgatatatttttatagtttgCAAATAACTCCTCAAATAAGATTGCTTTTTTTGGAGTTGCAATAATAGTATTTGGTCAATA
The sequence above is drawn from the Anastrepha obliqua isolate idAnaObli1 chromosome 4, idAnaObli1_1.0, whole genome shotgun sequence genome and encodes:
- the LOC129245819 gene encoding ribosomal RNA-processing protein 8 — its product is MPKFFVPTSWENLAEAMKFRTKVSLGGGSGKVSAAQSVQTELNKKKGKQIDQASGNTTTDLKKGGLSKLKSMKSGTKSETAKNGRIFKKDPAKNQKTQAKVMIVPVPPLNISQQSISAIKMKANKLTKHKKVQVSASKDSIVSAASSLEPSNGGNVLGASASSEDIGLKVFENSLKHQLLGGRFRYINEQLYTMDSAEAEEFFKSDTEAFDAYHAGYQQQVEKWPLNPLDRIIKIIKRLPKALEIVDFGCGEGRLAESVPNKVYSMDLVSTRNDIIACDMAHTPLDDQSVDIAVYCLSLMGTNLKDYLLEANRVLRPNGHVIIAEIRSRFDDVREFIRGLQACGFELVKKDVNETLFYFFQFQKSRNVGKVALIPPFSLKPCLYRKR